In Methanomicrobium antiquum, one DNA window encodes the following:
- the larE gene encoding ATP-dependent sacrificial sulfur transferase LarE has product MNSTAKEKYEFLKKILSSKEKIAVAYSGGADSALLSAIAASLPGTDAVGIFLNSPLVPEREYESAIKTAEEIGILLIVVDFDPLFIDGFSKNQKKRCYLCKKEMMKIIKGTAEQNGISDIADGLNASDISEFRPGIPACEEEGVWHPFVDADITKKDIREISRSLGFSFADKPSSACLASRIPYGDLITAEKLKIIESAEEVLFSLCLSTVRVRAHGDIARIETSIDDFEKILKNRELIAGEFKKLGFSYICLDVEGFRSGSLDRP; this is encoded by the coding sequence ATGAATTCAACAGCAAAGGAAAAATACGAATTTTTAAAGAAAATTCTAAGCTCAAAGGAAAAAATCGCCGTTGCATACTCAGGCGGTGCTGACAGTGCACTTTTATCTGCAATCGCCGCATCACTTCCGGGGACTGATGCAGTCGGAATATTTCTAAATAGCCCGCTTGTTCCAGAAAGAGAATATGAATCTGCAATAAAAACAGCAGAAGAGATAGGAATTTTGCTTATTGTCGTTGATTTTGATCCTCTCTTTATAGATGGATTTTCAAAGAACCAAAAAAAACGCTGTTACTTATGTAAAAAAGAGATGATGAAAATAATTAAAGGTACAGCAGAACAAAACGGGATTTCTGACATTGCCGACGGGCTTAATGCATCTGATATTTCAGAATTTCGCCCCGGAATCCCGGCATGTGAAGAAGAAGGTGTCTGGCATCCCTTTGTGGACGCTGATATCACAAAAAAAGACATCAGGGAAATATCACGCTCACTTGGATTTTCCTTTGCAGATAAGCCTTCATCAGCCTGCCTTGCATCAAGGATTCCCTACGGCGATTTGATTACGGCTGAAAAACTTAAAATTATAGAATCTGCTGAAGAAGTACTCTTCAGCCTCTGTCTTTCAACTGTAAGAGTAAGAGCTCATGGCGATATTGCAAGAATTGAAACTTCTATTGATGACTTTGAAAAAATACTTAAAAACAGGGAATTAATAGCAGGAGAATTTAAAAAGCTGGGCTTTTCCTACATCTGCCTTGATGTTGAAGGATTCAGAAGCGGAAGTCTGGACAGACCTTAG
- a CDS encoding ATP-binding protein — protein MMRKIIKIDEKKCNGCGECIPDCPEGALQLIEGKARLVSDLFCDGLGACIGTCPQGAITVIEREGEPYNEKVVMENIARQGQAVIKAHLEHLASHGEKDYYNTAVEYLNQNKIQIPEHENTGISDFDKPTAESFSKDQNIQNSSCPGSFERTLKRNGAVSSVKKTSQEKINFAESELRQWPIQLKLLNPSSTFFDSADLLIAADCVSFAYGSFHPQFLKGKILIIFCPKLDSDIEGYIEKLAEIFSTHEIKSITALHMEVPCCNGIRIIIDRALKKAGKTIPIEDITININGSIRD, from the coding sequence ATGATGCGAAAGATAATCAAAATTGATGAGAAGAAATGCAACGGATGCGGGGAATGCATACCTGACTGTCCTGAAGGTGCATTACAGCTCATAGAGGGAAAAGCAAGGCTTGTAAGTGATCTCTTCTGTGACGGACTTGGGGCATGCATTGGAACCTGCCCACAGGGTGCAATCACAGTAATTGAGCGTGAAGGAGAGCCCTATAATGAAAAAGTTGTTATGGAAAATATCGCACGTCAGGGTCAGGCAGTTATTAAGGCTCATCTCGAACACCTCGCCTCTCACGGCGAGAAGGATTACTACAATACAGCAGTTGAATATCTAAATCAGAACAAAATCCAAATACCTGAGCATGAAAACACCGGAATAAGCGACTTCGATAAACCTACAGCAGAGAGTTTTTCAAAAGATCAAAATATCCAAAACAGTTCATGTCCGGGCTCTTTTGAAAGAACACTGAAAAGAAATGGAGCTGTCAGTTCTGTTAAAAAAACTTCACAGGAAAAAATAAATTTTGCTGAATCAGAACTTCGCCAGTGGCCGATACAACTGAAGCTTTTAAATCCGTCATCAACATTCTTCGATTCCGCCGATCTTTTAATAGCCGCCGACTGTGTATCTTTTGCATACGGCAGTTTCCACCCTCAGTTTTTAAAGGGAAAAATTCTGATAATATTCTGCCCGAAACTGGACTCAGATATTGAAGGATACATTGAAAAACTTGCAGAAATATTCTCAACTCATGAGATAAAATCAATAACAGCTCTTCACATGGAAGTTCCCTGTTGCAACGGCATCCGGATAATAATCGACAGGGCTCTTAAAAAGGCAGGAAAAACGATTCCAATAGAGGATATTACAATAAATATCAACGGAAGTATCAGGGATTAA
- the nifS gene encoding cysteine desulfurase NifS, which produces MDQNKRMIYMDNAATTPLRFEAFEAMLPFLKENFGNPSSLYDLAKVSREAVLKARIQVAEAIGAQPKEIYFTSGGTESDNWAIKGVSFANRDKGMHIITSSIEHHAVSHTCRWLEKQGFSVTYLPVDKYGLVNPKDVKDAIRDDTILITIMFANNEIGTIEPVAEIGKIARENGVLFHTDAVQAVGHVPIDVLAMNIDMLSMSGHKFGGPKGTGALYIGKRVKTDALMHGGDQERKRRAGTENVPGIVGLGLALELSVSEMEETNKRLIKLRDRLIDGLLKIPYSHLNGHPKMRLSNNVNIVFEFIEGESILLMLNRRGICASTGSACNSSSLEPSHVLTACGLSQEIVHGSLRLTIGDMTGDDDVSYVLKTVPEVVQKLRNMSPLTPDELRTE; this is translated from the coding sequence ATGGATCAGAATAAGCGTATGATATACATGGATAATGCCGCAACAACACCTTTAAGATTCGAGGCTTTTGAAGCAATGCTGCCTTTTTTAAAAGAGAACTTTGGAAATCCGTCTTCTCTTTATGATCTTGCAAAGGTGTCACGCGAAGCGGTTTTAAAAGCCCGCATTCAGGTTGCAGAGGCAATTGGTGCACAGCCAAAGGAGATATATTTCACATCCGGCGGAACTGAGTCTGACAACTGGGCGATTAAGGGTGTTTCTTTTGCAAACCGCGATAAGGGTATGCACATCATAACAAGTTCAATTGAGCACCATGCCGTGTCACACACATGCCGCTGGCTTGAAAAGCAGGGGTTTTCTGTCACATATCTTCCTGTTGACAAATACGGACTTGTAAACCCAAAAGATGTCAAAGATGCAATTCGTGATGATACTATTTTAATCACGATAATGTTTGCAAACAACGAAATCGGAACTATCGAGCCGGTTGCAGAGATTGGTAAAATTGCTCGCGAAAACGGGGTTTTGTTTCACACCGATGCTGTACAGGCAGTAGGTCATGTACCGATTGATGTTTTGGCGATGAACATCGATATGCTCTCAATGTCAGGACATAAATTCGGAGGGCCAAAAGGAACTGGAGCGCTTTACATCGGAAAAAGAGTGAAGACTGATGCTTTAATGCACGGCGGCGATCAGGAGAGAAAGAGGCGTGCCGGAACTGAGAATGTGCCGGGAATTGTTGGTCTTGGACTTGCACTGGAACTGTCTGTTTCTGAGATGGAAGAGACAAATAAACGCCTGATAAAACTTAGGGACAGGCTAATTGACGGCCTTTTAAAGATTCCGTACTCGCATCTCAACGGTCATCCGAAAATGCGTCTTTCAAACAATGTCAATATAGTCTTTGAATTTATTGAAGGAGAATCGATTCTTTTAATGCTTAACAGGAGGGGAATCTGTGCATCAACCGGAAGTGCGTGCAACTCATCATCCCTTGAGCCTTCGCATGTCCTTACTGCCTGTGGTCTTTCGCAGGAGATTGTGCATGGATCACTTAGGCTTACAATCGGTGATATGACAGGGGATGATGATGTATCATATGTTTTGAAAACAGTTCCTGAGGTTGTACAAAAGCTTAGAAATATGTCGCCTTTAACACCTGATGAACTTCGGACTGAATAA
- the nifU gene encoding Fe-S cluster assembly scaffold protein NifU yields MDYSEKVMDHFENPRNQGKIEDADGIGEEGNPTCGDIMKIYIKVSDNIIEDVKFQTFGCGAAVASSSMATELIKGKTLEEAWELSNKAVVEALEGLPPQKVHCSVLAEDAIHKAINDYRIKQGLSPWEEKEGKEHHH; encoded by the coding sequence ATGGATTACAGCGAAAAAGTAATGGATCATTTTGAAAACCCAAGAAATCAGGGAAAAATAGAGGATGCTGACGGGATTGGAGAGGAAGGGAATCCAACCTGTGGCGATATAATGAAGATTTACATCAAAGTTTCTGACAACATTATTGAAGATGTGAAATTTCAGACCTTTGGATGCGGGGCGGCAGTAGCATCGTCAAGCATGGCAACCGAACTTATCAAAGGAAAGACTCTTGAAGAAGCATGGGAGCTTTCAAACAAGGCTGTGGTCGAGGCGTTAGAAGGGCTTCCGCCGCAGAAGGTGCACTGTTCTGTCCTTGCAGAGGATGCAATCCACAAGGCAATAAACGACTACCGGATAAAGCAGGGCCTTTCTCCATGGGAGGAAAAGGAAGGAAAAGAGCA